Proteins from a single region of Cryptosporangium minutisporangium:
- the rhaI gene encoding L-rhamnose isomerase, which translates to MTDPRVTEVLNSQHIELPSWAFGNSGTRFKVFAQAGVPRDPYEKIADAAQVHKYTGAAPTVALHIPWDKVSDYADLARHAKDQGVAIGTINSNVFQDDDYMLGSVTNPDPRVRRKATDHLLECVDVMDATGSRDLKLWFSDGINYPGQDDIRARQDRLAEALAEVYARLGDHQRMLLEYKLFEPAFYATDVPDWGTAYAHTLALGERAVVCVDTGHHAPSTNIEFIVAFLLRANKLGAFDFNSRFYADDDLMVGAADPFQLFRILFEVLRGGGFDRDPGALDEIAFMLDQCHNIEPKIPGQIRSVMNVQEATAKALLVDRDALAAAQAEGDVLGANAVFMDAYNTDVRPMLAELRAAKGRDPDPMAAYKRSGYAEQIVTDRVGGQQAGWGA; encoded by the coding sequence ATGACGGACCCTCGAGTCACTGAAGTACTCAACAGCCAGCACATCGAGCTGCCTTCGTGGGCGTTCGGCAACTCGGGGACCCGGTTCAAGGTGTTCGCCCAGGCCGGCGTCCCGCGCGACCCGTACGAGAAGATCGCCGACGCCGCCCAGGTGCACAAGTACACCGGTGCCGCCCCGACGGTCGCGCTGCACATCCCGTGGGACAAGGTCTCCGACTACGCCGACCTGGCCCGCCACGCCAAGGACCAGGGCGTCGCGATCGGCACGATCAACTCGAACGTGTTCCAGGACGACGACTACATGCTGGGCAGCGTCACCAACCCGGACCCCCGCGTCCGCCGGAAGGCGACCGACCACCTGCTCGAGTGCGTCGACGTCATGGACGCCACCGGCTCGCGGGACCTGAAGCTCTGGTTCTCCGACGGCATCAACTACCCGGGCCAGGACGACATCCGCGCCCGGCAGGACCGGCTCGCGGAGGCGCTCGCCGAGGTCTACGCCCGGCTCGGCGACCACCAGCGGATGTTGCTGGAGTACAAGCTGTTCGAGCCGGCGTTCTACGCCACCGATGTCCCGGACTGGGGCACTGCCTACGCGCACACGCTGGCGCTGGGCGAGCGGGCCGTGGTCTGTGTCGACACCGGACATCACGCCCCTTCGACCAACATCGAGTTCATCGTCGCGTTCCTGCTGCGGGCGAACAAGCTCGGCGCGTTCGACTTCAACTCCCGCTTCTACGCCGACGACGACCTGATGGTCGGTGCGGCGGACCCGTTCCAGCTGTTCCGCATCCTGTTCGAGGTGCTGCGCGGCGGCGGCTTCGACCGCGACCCCGGTGCGCTCGACGAGATCGCGTTCATGCTCGACCAGTGCCACAACATCGAGCCGAAGATCCCCGGCCAGATCCGCTCGGTGATGAACGTCCAGGAGGCCACCGCGAAGGCGTTACTGGTTGACCGGGACGCGCTGGCCGCGGCCCAGGCCGAGGGCGACGTGCTCGGCGCCAACGCGGTGTTCATGGACGCCTACAACACCGACGTCCGTCCGATGCTCGCCGAACTGCGGGCGGCCAAGGGCCGCGACCCGGACCCGATGGCCGCGTACAAGCGCTCCGGCTACGCCGAGCAGATCGTCACGGACCGCGTGGGCGGTCAGCAAGCTGGCTGGGGCGCCTGA
- a CDS encoding bifunctional aldolase/short-chain dehydrogenase encodes MTSPTATNPQAATPSVVEALLARSNRLGADPRNTNYAGGNTSAKGTETDPVTGGPVELLWVKGSGGDLGTLKESGLAVLRLDRLRGLVDVYPGVEREDEMVAAFDYCLHGRGGAAPSIDTAMHGLVDAAHVDHLHPDSGIAIATAADGEALTKECFGDKVVWIPWRRPGFQLGLDIAAVKKAHPQAIGCILGGHGITAWGATAEECEARSLEIIRTAEEFIATRGSTEPFGAVVAGFEPLPDDERHAKAAALAPVIRGLASTDKPQVGHYTDSDVVLDFLAREKLAPLAALGTSCPDHFLRTKVRPLVVDLPATASVEEIVSRLAELHAEYREEYQAYYDRHADADSPALRGADPAIVLVPGVGMFSFGANKQTARVAGEFYVNAINVMRGAEAISTYAPIPESEKFRIEYWALEEAKLQRMPKPKPLVGRVALVTGAASGIGKAIAARFAAEGACVVIADLDAAKAAAAAEELGSSDVAVGVAANVTDAAGVKAAFDAAALAFGGVDLVVNNAGLSISKPLAETSEADWDLLHDVLAKGSFLVSKEAARVMTAQKMGGDILYISSKNSVFAGPNNVAYSAAKADQAHQVRLLAAELGEHGIRVNGINPDGVVRGSGIFAGGWGASRAAVYGVPEEDLGKFYAQRTLLKREVLPEHVANAAFALVGGELTHTTGLHVPVDAGVAAAFLR; translated from the coding sequence ATGACCAGTCCGACGGCCACGAACCCCCAGGCGGCGACCCCTAGCGTGGTCGAAGCGCTACTGGCCCGGTCGAACCGGCTGGGCGCGGACCCGCGCAACACCAACTACGCGGGGGGCAACACCTCCGCGAAGGGCACCGAGACCGACCCGGTCACCGGCGGTCCGGTCGAGCTGCTCTGGGTCAAGGGCTCCGGCGGGGACCTGGGCACGCTGAAGGAGTCCGGCTTGGCGGTGCTGCGCCTGGACCGGCTGCGCGGGCTCGTCGACGTCTACCCGGGCGTCGAGCGCGAGGACGAGATGGTCGCGGCGTTCGACTACTGCCTGCACGGCCGGGGTGGCGCCGCGCCGTCGATCGACACCGCGATGCACGGCCTGGTGGACGCCGCTCACGTCGACCACCTGCACCCCGACTCGGGCATCGCGATCGCGACCGCCGCCGACGGTGAGGCGCTGACCAAGGAGTGCTTCGGCGACAAGGTCGTCTGGATCCCGTGGCGTCGCCCCGGCTTCCAGCTCGGCCTGGACATCGCCGCGGTGAAGAAGGCGCACCCGCAGGCGATCGGCTGCATCCTGGGCGGACACGGCATCACCGCGTGGGGCGCGACCGCCGAGGAGTGCGAGGCCCGCTCGCTGGAGATCATCCGCACCGCGGAGGAGTTCATCGCTACCCGGGGTTCGACCGAGCCGTTCGGGGCGGTCGTCGCCGGGTTCGAGCCGCTGCCCGACGACGAGCGGCACGCGAAGGCCGCCGCGCTCGCCCCGGTGATCCGTGGCCTCGCGTCGACCGACAAGCCGCAGGTCGGGCACTACACCGACAGCGACGTCGTGCTGGACTTCCTGGCCCGGGAGAAGCTCGCGCCGCTGGCCGCGCTCGGCACGTCCTGCCCGGACCACTTCCTGCGCACCAAGGTCCGCCCGCTGGTGGTCGACCTGCCGGCGACGGCGTCGGTCGAGGAGATCGTTTCTCGGCTCGCCGAGCTGCACGCCGAGTACCGCGAGGAGTACCAGGCCTACTACGACCGGCACGCCGACGCCGACAGCCCCGCCCTCCGCGGCGCCGACCCGGCGATCGTCCTGGTGCCGGGCGTCGGCATGTTCAGCTTCGGTGCGAACAAGCAGACCGCTCGCGTCGCCGGTGAGTTCTACGTCAACGCGATCAACGTGATGCGCGGTGCCGAGGCGATCTCCACCTACGCCCCGATCCCGGAGTCGGAGAAGTTCCGGATCGAGTACTGGGCCCTCGAAGAGGCCAAGCTCCAGCGGATGCCGAAGCCGAAGCCGTTGGTCGGGCGGGTCGCGCTGGTCACCGGTGCGGCGTCGGGCATCGGCAAGGCGATCGCGGCCCGGTTCGCGGCTGAGGGCGCCTGCGTCGTCATCGCGGACCTGGACGCTGCCAAGGCCGCCGCGGCCGCCGAAGAGCTGGGCTCGTCCGATGTGGCCGTCGGGGTGGCTGCGAACGTCACCGACGCCGCCGGAGTGAAGGCCGCCTTCGACGCCGCCGCGCTCGCGTTCGGCGGCGTCGACCTGGTCGTCAACAACGCGGGCCTGTCGATCTCCAAGCCGCTCGCCGAGACCAGCGAGGCCGACTGGGACCTGCTCCACGACGTCTTGGCGAAGGGCTCGTTCCTGGTCTCCAAGGAGGCCGCACGGGTGATGACCGCTCAGAAGATGGGCGGCGACATCCTCTACATTTCGTCGAAGAACTCGGTCTTCGCGGGCCCGAACAACGTCGCTTACTCGGCGGCCAAGGCCGACCAGGCGCACCAGGTCCGGCTGCTCGCGGCCGAGCTGGGCGAGCACGGCATCCGGGTCAACGGCATCAACCCCGACGGTGTCGTCCGCGGCTCCGGCATCTTCGCCGGTGGCTGGGGCGCCTCCCGGGCCGCCGTCTACGGCGTCCCGGAGGAAGACCTGGGCAAGTTCTACGCCCAGCGGACGCTGCTCAAGCGGGAGGTGCTGCCGGAGCACGTCGCGAACGCGGCGTTCGCGCTGGTCGGCGGCGAGCTGACGCACACCACCGGCCTGCACGTTCCGGTCGACGCCGGCGTCGCGGCAGCGTTCTTGCGATGA
- a CDS encoding L-rhamnose mutarotase: MQRVCLLGQVDPNRLDEYRERHAAVWPEMLAALRKHGWTNYSLFMKDDGLLIGYLETEDYEAGLAGMAGEEVNARWQAEMGPFFVGLGDRRPDEGFLVVPEVFHLD; encoded by the coding sequence ATGCAGCGGGTTTGTTTGCTTGGTCAGGTCGACCCGAACCGGCTCGACGAGTACCGGGAGCGGCACGCCGCGGTCTGGCCGGAGATGCTGGCCGCGCTCCGCAAGCACGGCTGGACGAACTACTCGCTGTTCATGAAGGACGACGGTCTCCTGATCGGTTACCTGGAGACCGAGGACTACGAAGCGGGGCTGGCCGGCATGGCCGGTGAGGAAGTCAACGCCCGCTGGCAGGCCGAGATGGGCCCGTTCTTCGTCGGGCTCGGTGACCGGCGCCCGGACGAGGGCTTCTTGGTCGTCCCCGAAGTTTTCCACCTCGACTGA